Genomic segment of Triticum aestivum cultivar Chinese Spring chromosome 6A, IWGSC CS RefSeq v2.1, whole genome shotgun sequence:
TGGGTGTGAAGACTGATAGCTTCATCAAGTGCTGGCAATTAAGATGTTCGTCTGAAGACTTAGTATCTGTAATGGTGGCCATTTGTTGGCCGTTAGCCTGTTACGGCGAAGTTTAGTTTGCCCCTCCCATCTTTGTGGTTTGTTTGGCGCGACTTAGCAAGACTTTTTCCACTTTGTTGAACTGGGAATGGTCAGGGAGATTAAGTTATGTTTCGAACATTGCTACGTTTTCATTAATGGAAAAAAGAGTGGGTTTTCTACACCTAGCTCGGTGCACCCATGCTATACccacgcaagaaaacatagcaaACATTTAAAAAACATCGAAGACTTTGTGAGAATGGTTATGAACAAATGTTATAGATGCCCGCAAAATTTGGTGGTCAAATGACATCCAAGAAGCTCtgtaaaaaaatactaaaaattaCTCAAAATGTAGGTGCACTGTTTGagcacagaactgacggaagtgtTGTGAAGAGAACAAAATGAAGATCTCGAGTGAGCTTACAAAAAAGGAGATCGAGCGCCAAAAGGGAAATAAAATATTTTCTTGAAAAAAGAAAAACGCAAATTTTAAGAAATGGACAAATAAGGAATTTGATCCTCTTCCTCCTCTGTTCGTCTCTCCCCCTCACTAGAGCCAGTGAGCCACGACCCTATCTTGCGCCGGCGATTTGCTGCGTGCAGACGACGGGTCAAGGCGCGCCGTCGACCCCCCGTGCCCGGGACCGCGGCCCAGCTGCCACCCCTTCTTCCACTGCTCAGGTGCTCCACTAGTCCCCTCCGGCGCCAAGTAACAGAGGGCTTCCCGTCGGCCGCTCGCTCGCTAATTGCTTGCACCCGTCCAACGCGTGTGGAGAGGGACGTTGGCGCGGGGTCCATAGGCGGGCACGCGCTGGTGAGGAGGACCTCGGATCTGCCACTACCCGCGGGCCGCGGTCGCCGGCGACCTGCGCTTCCGGCGGTCCCCGAGTTGAGGTGGGTCTATGCGTACCTTTCTTTACAGCTCGACGCTAGATCAAATTCACCGATTTGGTGATGCTACATTCCACCTAGGGCTTCGATCTATGGTCTGCTCATTTCTGTCCTCTCCTACAGAAGGGTTGCCCACAACCTGCTCGACGGAATGCATACGGTTGCTTCTGGCAGCGGCGAGGATCCCTTCCGTGTCCTGCCCGACGAGCTCCTCCGGCATGTCCTGTCCTTTCTGCCAGCGGACGATGCCCTGCAGACCTGCGTGCTCGACACCCGGTGGCATGACCTTTGGAGACGCGCGACCAGCCTGATCCTCTTCTTTGACAAGAGGTCAAGTGCCTGTAGCTGCGAGCGTTTCGAACAGCTAGCGAAGCTGGTCACCAACCTCAGCGGGCACTCGCCTCTCGTCAAGTGTGAGATCAATGTCTATCCTGGTGATCCACCGGAAGCGTTCACAAACACCACCAAGCTGTTGATTGATTATGTCCTAGCGTGCCAGACCGAGGAGCTCACACTCAGCCCCGTTGACGTCGAGGACATTGATGGCCTTGACCCACCAATATTCGATGTGCCTCTCATTTCCCAGCACCTGAAGACCATAGACCTTCACTGGGTTTGCCTAGAATTCCCTGGTTTGGACTTCAGCGGCTGCCCGGTATTAGAGGATCTCAAGCTGCGGCATTGCAACGTTTATGTGCAGAAGATATCATCCAAGTCACTCAAGCGTCTCTGCATCACTGATTTCTGCGTGGTCCCTTTGGATTTCCGCATTCGGATTTGTGCACCGGATCTTGTCTCACTGCAAGTTGATGATTTTGATGGCGTGACCCCTTTCCTTGAGGACATGCCATCTCTAGTAACAGCCTATGTTGGGCTTGACCGTGCATGTCACGATTGGTGTGAAGATATGCGCCTGAAGGGTTGTGGTTTGTATGACTGTGGTTGTCATACTTATCCCGAAGAGGGGGGTGTGCTTCTCAATGGTCTGTCCAATGCTGTCAATTTGGAGTTGATAGCTGTACGTCAAGTGGTATGCTTGCACTTACTGCCTTTCTTACCCTTAGTGTCATTTGCTACCCGCAGTTTCCCTTGTAATATCAATTCTTAGATCTGCATATAAGCAACTTGCTTTCTTTTCATTACCACAGTTCAATACTTCCATGATTCTGTCTATACCAATGGCTCTCAAGTCAATGAATTAGTAACATAGTGTCTTAATCGGATAAAGTGTGATACTTCTGGTGCTTGAGGTCTAGTTTTGTCCTTACTTTTGGAACTAAAAGTATCAACCCGATGTTGACTTCTTTTTCTTCATTTGCAATCTGTCCAGTTTATCTATACATGGGATTTGGAATGGTGCCCAACATTTTTCAACTTAAAGACTTTGTTACTCAATGAATGGTTCACAGCTATTGACCTAGTTTGCATTCTCCAACACTCTCCACTTCTTGAGATGCTCACTCTTCAGCTTGGTGGTATAAAGGTATGCTCTGTGTATAAGGTATCATCACATATGTGCTATTGTCTTACTGAGTGTTTTGCATTATATAGAGCCTCACTAGAGCAAGAGGGGCCCAAAAACCAATAGAACAATCATTCATGTGTGCGCACCTCAAGATTGTCAACATCGAATGTGATGAGGTTGATGAGGACATTCGCAAAATTTTGAAGATCTTATGGGCATGTGGCATACTCCGTGATCGCATTAGCATAAAGGCTCCATCCTCACCCTCATACTGTAAGTCGCTTATTTTCGTTCTTCATGCCCAATATGTTTGTGCAATTTTCCTATTTGCTCTAACACTTCTACTGTAACTACATTAGCTTTATAAATCCATTCATATTCAGTATTCATTATCCTTTAATATTAATTGGATTGCACGCTGGTGGAGTTCAGAATGGCCTTTAAATTCCAACAAATTTAATTACTCTGTAAATGCTGGTTGGACTACATTAGTTAGAAAACATCGCCGTTCATCCTATAAATCAGTGCCATTCGTGCAAAATTAGTTGTGTTGACCTTCTTCTCTTTGCACTGTATATTTACTGATGAAGCTAGGAGCTGTTTTATCTCGAAATGCAGTTTACCTTTGCTGTCGTTCTAGCTGATAGATTAAATTTTACTGAAAATCTCCAGCTGACAGGGGATATAATCCCTTTTTTTTAGAATAACAGAGTACATAATCCTAGAGTGTAGTGTTTCGTGTCCATCTAGTAAAGAGAAACTGCATTTGGCTTCTTGTTTTCGCTGTTGCTCCTAGCCTGTTGTCGTTTCATCAGATTGATATGCAAGTTACACGCATGCGACAGTACTGCGCGAACCCTCTCGAGTCTTGAGGCCTATCTGAGTGCTCATGTATATGTCGCCCTCACAAGCCCAAGCTTATTGTGCATTGTATGTTTTGTGCAGTTTTCAGTTTCCAGAAGGACCCGCAGGCAGTGATTCCTTTGTAGGTGCTGCACCAGGCCCTGCTGCTTCCACCACTCAAGGCAACTAAGATGTGGGCTCGGTCGTATTGTAGGGGTAAAGCCTTTTATTAGTCTGTAAGGGCGGTCCTTTGCTGGCCATTATCGCTACATTTAGTTTTCTCGCTTTCTACCTTCCGGCCCTCTCCCTGAAAAGATCTGGCCAGTGTTGGATGTTGGGTTGGGTGCGACTCACCAGATGACCAGAACAGTTTCAGGTTGGTTCAAGTCCTGCTGTGTCATGGTTAGTAGTCAGAAGGTTGCTCTGTATACGTATCAGAATTGGAAATTGGGCCGGGACTTTGCCATGTCTAACGGAAATCGGGCTCGTGTGCCCTGTTTGACTGCGTAAGTTTGTCTTGCAGCAAGTCTCGCTTCATTACATCTTAGGTGCAGACTGTTGAGATGTTGCCATGTTGGGCTTTGTCTGGGATGGGATGCTACACCGGAACCCGGCTTCAAGGAGTCAACCCCTGATATCTGTGCATGCATCTTCTTCTTCAGCCGCGGTGTGTTTGTCGGTCATCGACAATGGCAGGGCTGTCATTTCTTTGGTGCTTCATATGTTTCCGCAATCTTCATGCCCGCTCTAACATGTCCAATTTATTAATTTACACATCAGTTGGGGGTATATGACACCCTTTATTATGAATCAGTTTTCGGTTCCTGTTAATCATCCTTTAGTATAATTCGATTGCATGCTGGTGTAGAACAGAGCGACTGTTTAAGGTTCAGCTGTTTTTTTTTTTGGAGTACGTGCTAGCTAGTCAAAGATTGATCAATAAATAACGGTTTTGCCTGTTTGTTTTGGCGAGGGGTGGAGCGGCGGCCATTCTGCTGACCGGATGCAGTGAGCAGTAGCGGCGAATTCTTAATCAGCCAGGATCCAATCATCGCCTCGCCGGCCGGTCGGCCGGCTGGCCGGCGATGGTGATATACTAAGAATATATGTCGAGACTCGACCAGAAGGCCAGCCTGACCGTTTCAATTTGAGGGCACACACATGCCGAATCATGTCGTGCCCATTATCCCATCCAGTTGAACACTATAAATCCAGTTTCACTTTCAACAATTTGTAAACATTCTTGACGAAATCGTTAACTAGTAGCTGCTCGGTTAGCTGACGAGTAGAGTATTAATAGGCTAATTGGCAAGTTGATTCATTAATTGAACGATttatcagtttatcggctactcggtgaccctatgagtagggattaattggCAAGTAGTTAACTAGTTAATCGGACAAATTCTTGAACAAGATTTATAAATATAAAGCGTATGTGTGCTGTGCGGGGTGAAACGTAACTAAATACTAGCATCTCTGGTACCAAATGTTGTTACCGCCCTAAACCCTAGCTCGCCCTTGCTGCTCTCTACCTATCGCTCTCGCTCTCTGTGACACAAACCGAGgtagaagaaggaaggaggaagaaggagacgcCGTGGACAGTGGATTTTGCCGGCGCACGAACACCACGGCCGCAACAACAGCTGTTTCACTCAAGCTCGAACTCGAGCACCACACCACGCGGTTACAATGATCACTGCGCCCGGGCACGCACCCTCGCTCCCTCTCCCTCACGCCCGCGATCCGCCTGCCTCGCGCGTGACCACGACACGCTCCAACACGCGCTGCTCACGGCGGGCCTCCAACAAAACGCACACGAGCACCCCGCACTCCTCGCCAATGGTCTGGCCCTAGTCCTACGCACTGGGATCACGCACACACGCGCACCCCCATGtttctcacacgcacacacacgcgacCCCGCCACGGGCCCGACGCGCCCATACACGTGCTCGACATGTCCGCCGCGGCTtatttgcccaacagtaattcataGACGCATGCGAGACAACGAACAATACGCCACCCTCCGCCGGCTGCATTATTGCAGTACCGCTGAACCGTTCGTAAACGGTGGGTGACGTGAGAATACATCCAGACATGCTGCATCAGCGAGCTTTGGCTGCGCTTGCATGTGCTGCACTTGCAAGGCTGCACGCACCACCTACACACACAACGCCTGAATGCATTCAAAGATTTTCCATCTCGGCCGGCCACACGTCGCCATTTTCCGGGAATTAATGCGTGTAGTAAGGGTGCCTTACAAAGGGACGATGAAGCTCTGAACTCTGAAGCTGGCATAACAAATTAACATGGCTCCTCTCACTCCGAGGCTTGTAGTGCCCATAGATGTAAAGAAGAAGCCATGGGAGCAGGAGGTTCCTCTCCACAACCGCTGGCACCCGGAGATCCCTCCGGTCGCCGATGTGACTCAAGGGGAATTATTCCGTGTTGAGATGGTCGATTGCACCGGAGGGCAAGTTAAAGATGATGACTCGGCGGACGATATCAAATCTCTGGATTTTGCAGCTGTAAGTATATATGCATTTACTTACTTTTATGGATGAAATGTTGTGTCATGCATAGTTGCCGGATTCGTTAGACAAGGCGCCGAAGATCGTTCAATGTTGCTAGATCGGATTTGGAAGTTGCTCATGTTCATTGACTATGGTTTGATGTTCTGTTTATTCTAGTAGAGTAGGATTTCTCTCATGCGTGCATCAAATAAAAGCAAGTGTTAATTGTGCCAACAAACTGAATATGGGTTTTCCACAGCCTCACTATCTCAGCGGCCCCCTTAGAGTGGTCGATGCCGAAGGGGTTCCAGCTTCACCGGGTGATCTTCTTGCCGTGGAGATCTGCAACCTCGGCCCGCTTCCTGGTGACGAGTGGGGTTATACTGGAACATTTGACAGGGAGCATGGAGGTGGGTTCTTAACTGACCACTTCCCGAGTGCAAGGAAAGCCATTTGGTATTTCGAAGGAATTTACGCGCACTCCCCTCAGATACCAGGTacaagttgctgctatatatactaCTTTAAATGAATCATATTTATGAGCTTTGGATCATTTAAATGAGTTCATTTTGTGCATACCAGGTGTTCGATTTCCGGGGTTAACTCATCCTGGTATAGTGGGAACTGCACCGTCAGCTGAGCTTCTCAATATATGGAACCAAAGGGAAAGAGAATTGGTCGAGGCGGGTCATGAGTCTCTGAAATTGTGTCAAGTTCTACACCAGAGACCCCTTGCTAGCTTACCAACCTCCCACAACTGCTTACTTGGGAAGGTATGACGTGCTTCCTTTCTGCCGATGCATCTGAGATGCAAgcttgcgttttctcgaaaaatgaataaaaaaggaTTAATCTTGTTTTATGGCCCATAATTCCAGTACAATAGTTTTTGGACGCAGATACTATTTACTCCCCCTGTCCCACAATAAATGActtggttttagttcaaatttgatgaAGTTGAGAAGATCTCTAATCCTCTAATAAACACTCGTTACAGAGGTGATAGACCAAGTCTGGCTAACCACCACGACACGGAGTCAAAGAACAGTTTGCGAAAGGTTAACAACAAAAAATAGCACCACCGCCGGCATAGGTAGACTGAACAGATTAACAGAATATACTCCACAAAATTGAATTGCCAGCCAGGAAAAACAAATCAGATTCAGTGGTCAGCTTCATATAATTAGCAATCCAAACAACCTCAAGTCCCATATGTTCATCGATACTTTGTTTATATATGGTCAAAGAGCTATGTTGACAAGGCATGCAATGTTCTGCAGACCCAGGAAGGGACTGCTGAATGGGAAAAAATTGCAAATGAAGCAGCAAGAACAATTCCTGGAAGAGAGAATGGTGGAAACTGTGACATAAAGAATCTAGGCAGAGGTTCCAAGGTTTATCTACCGGTATTTGTTGAAGGAGCAAATTTGAGTACTGGTGATATGCACTTCTCCCAAGGAGACGGTGAAGTTTCATTTTGCGGAGCAATAGAAATGAGTGGATTCCTTGAGCTAAAGTAATTACCTTAATTTGTTCTTCTCTACACTTTTCAATACTTGTCAGTTGTCACACTAACTACATTCTAAATGCGGCTGGTATGAGTGGTATCTCAGGAGTAGTTGTTTACTGGACAACCTAGATCCATTAATGTAATAGAAATTCCCATTGTTAAGTTTCAACATTCTTTATCAAGAAACTAGGTTGGCACAGTAGCAGGAAGCATCTTGAGTCTTAACAGCTGCTTGCTTGAAACCTGTCAGATTCAGATGGGGCAGAGCGTAGAGAGAAACAGATACTAGTGCATAGCTATATTTCACCACATTATCAACTTATATCGTACCTAAGCCTAACAAACTGCAATTCTCAGTTGATTAAGCTTACATGAGTTGCTGAATTTGCTAGTTGCATAACAAAAGAATTGTCTATGTGATTTACTTCTCACGGCGTGCTTGTGAAACTCTAATGATTTATTTCACGTAGGTGTGAGATCATAAGAGGTGGCATGAAGGAATACCTGACTCCTGTTGGTCCATCACCACTTCATGTAAATCCTATCTTTGAGATAGGTCCGGTGGAGCCGCATTTCTCGGAATGGTTAGTCTTCGAGGGCATCAGCGTGGATGAGTCAGGGAAACAACATTTCCTTGATGCATCAGTTGCCTACAAGCGTGCAGTTCTCAACGCCATTGAGTACCTTTCTAGATTTGGGTACTCCAAGGAGCAGGTAGGCACTAGGATTATTAACTATCACAATGTATTTTGGGTCGTATGCAGGTCTATATCATGTAAGAGGGATATTATCAAATGTTCTTGACTTTGGGTTGTATGCAGGTCTATATTTTACTGTCATGCTGTCCATGTGAAGGTAGGATATCTGGAATAGTAGACGCCCCTAATGCAGTGGCGACACTTGCCATCCCTACAGTGATATTCGACCAGGTATCATGTACTGGCCGCAACAAACTGTCTTCTGGACATTTTAAACCATGTGAATCATATCTGTTAATTCTTGGgccttttatttttcattttcttaaTAAGAATATAACAAGGTTGTGGTTCATGCCTTTCGTCTAATCTTGGATATACCTTAAGCTTTTTTTgcaactttttttttgagaaaaccaaatagTGGTGTGCATTGAGCCATTGACAATTAGTAGAGATATGTGTAGAGGTTTTTGTATCACATCAAATCAATGTCGATACTGCTAGGTTTGCATCCTAAAGAGTGCAC
This window contains:
- the LOC123128845 gene encoding putative FBD-associated F-box protein At5g56820: MHTVASGSGEDPFRVLPDELLRHVLSFLPADDALQTCVLDTRWHDLWRRATSLILFFDKRSSACSCERFEQLAKLVTNLSGHSPLVKCEINVYPGDPPEAFTNTTKLLIDYVLACQTEELTLSPVDVEDIDGLDPPIFDVPLISQHLKTIDLHWVCLEFPGLDFSGCPVLEDLKLRHCNVYVQKISSKSLKRLCITDFCVVPLDFRIRICAPDLVSLQVDDFDGVTPFLEDMPSLVTAYVGLDRACHDWCEDMRLKGCGLYDCGCHTYPEEGGVLLNGLSNAVNLELIAVRQVFIYTWDLEWCPTFFNLKTLLLNEWFTAIDLVCILQHSPLLEMLTLQLGGIKSLTRARGAQKPIEQSFMCAHLKIVNIECDEVDEDIRKILKILWACGILRDRISIKAPSSPSYFFSFQKDPQAVIPL
- the LOC123128844 gene encoding formamidase-like, which produces MAPLTPRLVVPIDVKKKPWEQEVPLHNRWHPEIPPVADVTQGELFRVEMVDCTGGQVKDDDSADDIKSLDFAAPHYLSGPLRVVDAEGVPASPGDLLAVEICNLGPLPGDEWGYTGTFDREHGGGFLTDHFPSARKAIWYFEGIYAHSPQIPGVRFPGLTHPGIVGTAPSAELLNIWNQRERELVEAGHESLKLCQVLHQRPLASLPTSHNCLLGKTQEGTAEWEKIANEAARTIPGRENGGNCDIKNLGRGSKVYLPVFVEGANLSTGDMHFSQGDGEVSFCGAIEMSGFLELKCEIIRGGMKEYLTPVGPSPLHVNPIFEIGPVEPHFSEWLVFEGISVDESGKQHFLDASVAYKRAVLNAIEYLSRFGYSKEQVYILLSCCPCEGRISGIVDAPNAVATLAIPTVIFDQDIKPKRLGNGPKLRRFPDVLR